Proteins encoded by one window of Thermococcus sp. Bubb.Bath:
- a CDS encoding FeoA family protein, with product MMPLAFVEEGRRAVIRGIAGGRGVLLRLTELGLSPGSEVVVVRNQMAGPMMVAVRGTQLALGRGLAMKIQVEVEG from the coding sequence ATGATGCCTCTGGCCTTCGTGGAAGAGGGCAGAAGGGCCGTCATCAGGGGAATCGCCGGGGGAAGGGGAGTGCTTTTAAGGCTGACTGAACTCGGGCTCTCTCCCGGCAGTGAGGTGGTCGTGGTCAGGAACCAGATGGCCGGCCCTATGATGGTAGCAGTCAGGGGGACGCAGCTTGCCCTCGGAAGGGGGCTGGCGATGAAGATCCAGGTGGAGGTGGAAGGATGA
- the feoB gene encoding ferrous iron transport protein B, with protein sequence MSEVVIALIGNPNAGKTTLFNALTGLRQHVGNWPGVTVEKKEGEFEYKGTKFRVVDLPGVYGLTAYSIDEKIARDFIVKEKPRVVVDIVDASNLERNLYLTLQLLEIGANVVVALNKMDLAEEKGYKIDPKRLKGALGVPVVPMVASEGKGIEELKAKIVEALKRKSRPVEYPNFEAHIERLTRVIERDDELVRRYNPRWLAIKLLEGDDEAKGIVEKSRLRDDILRELIEVSGELHKKYGDVELALADERYSLIGGIAKKAIVKTEERITFSDMLDEVFTHKYLGIPIFISLMWAVFKFTFDVSAPFSDIIDWFFGWLGNEVGAHVANDALASLLRDGIIGGLGSVLVFLPPIAFLFLAFSWLEDSGYMARAAFVMDRVMHHVGLHGKSVIPMIMGFGCNVPAIMATRTLEDEKDRILTILVNPLMSCPARLPIYAVFAGAFFAGKEGAVITSMYLLGIALALILAWLFRKLIFKGEPSYFVMELPPYNRPNWGAILGNTWTRTEKFLRKAGTVIFAGVVVVWLLSVTGPSGYLGSEALENGELLAKSWVAALGHALQPLFSPMGWDWKAAVALFFGFIAKEIVVGTLGVLYGVGDNEQAVSHAIAASGAFNSVTAYAFMAFSLIYVPCLATIAVIKQEAGWKWALFAVAYELALAYIVALIIVAVGGVL encoded by the coding sequence ATGAGTGAAGTAGTTATCGCCCTGATAGGGAACCCAAACGCGGGTAAGACCACCCTTTTCAACGCCCTAACCGGCCTCAGACAGCACGTCGGCAACTGGCCGGGAGTTACCGTTGAGAAGAAGGAGGGGGAGTTTGAATACAAAGGGACAAAGTTTAGGGTCGTCGATCTGCCTGGCGTCTACGGACTGACCGCGTATTCAATAGACGAAAAGATAGCGAGGGACTTCATAGTAAAGGAGAAGCCCAGAGTGGTCGTTGACATCGTTGATGCATCCAATCTCGAGCGCAACCTCTACCTCACACTCCAGCTCCTTGAGATAGGGGCAAACGTCGTCGTTGCGCTGAACAAGATGGATCTCGCCGAGGAGAAGGGTTACAAAATAGACCCCAAGAGGCTTAAAGGGGCCCTTGGAGTTCCAGTCGTCCCAATGGTTGCCTCCGAAGGAAAGGGAATCGAGGAGCTTAAGGCAAAAATAGTCGAAGCCCTCAAGAGAAAGTCGCGCCCGGTCGAGTACCCGAACTTTGAAGCCCATATCGAGCGCCTCACGAGGGTTATCGAGCGGGACGACGAGCTGGTGAGGAGATACAACCCGAGGTGGCTCGCCATAAAACTTCTTGAAGGCGACGACGAGGCCAAGGGAATAGTCGAGAAGAGCAGGTTAAGGGACGACATCCTGAGGGAGCTTATAGAGGTTTCCGGGGAACTCCACAAGAAATATGGGGACGTTGAGCTCGCGCTGGCCGACGAGCGCTACAGTTTGATAGGGGGGATAGCCAAAAAAGCAATCGTGAAGACGGAGGAGAGGATAACCTTCAGCGACATGCTGGACGAGGTCTTCACCCACAAGTACCTCGGAATCCCGATATTTATCAGCCTCATGTGGGCCGTCTTTAAGTTCACCTTCGATGTTTCGGCGCCCTTCAGCGATATAATAGACTGGTTCTTTGGCTGGCTCGGGAATGAGGTCGGGGCACACGTTGCGAACGACGCTTTGGCTTCACTCCTCAGGGACGGCATCATAGGCGGCCTCGGGAGCGTTCTGGTGTTCCTACCGCCGATAGCGTTCCTGTTCCTGGCCTTCTCATGGCTGGAGGACAGCGGCTACATGGCGAGGGCCGCCTTTGTCATGGACAGGGTCATGCACCACGTTGGCCTCCACGGGAAGTCCGTGATTCCTATGATAATGGGCTTTGGATGCAACGTCCCGGCAATAATGGCAACGAGAACCCTTGAGGACGAGAAGGACAGAATTCTAACGATACTCGTGAACCCTCTGATGTCCTGCCCCGCGAGACTGCCGATATACGCCGTCTTCGCCGGGGCCTTCTTCGCCGGGAAGGAAGGAGCCGTAATCACCAGCATGTACCTGCTCGGCATAGCGCTCGCACTCATCCTGGCCTGGCTCTTCAGGAAGCTCATATTCAAGGGCGAACCTTCCTACTTCGTAATGGAGCTCCCACCCTACAACAGGCCCAATTGGGGGGCTATTCTTGGAAATACCTGGACGAGAACGGAGAAGTTCCTCAGGAAGGCTGGAACCGTTATTTTCGCCGGCGTCGTCGTGGTCTGGTTGCTCTCAGTGACGGGACCTAGTGGATACCTTGGCTCGGAGGCCCTTGAGAACGGAGAACTGCTCGCAAAGTCTTGGGTGGCTGCACTCGGGCACGCCCTACAGCCACTCTTCAGCCCAATGGGCTGGGACTGGAAGGCAGCGGTGGCGCTGTTCTTTGGCTTCATAGCCAAGGAGATCGTGGTCGGAACACTTGGCGTGCTCTACGGTGTTGGAGACAATGAGCAAGCGGTTTCGCACGCAATAGCGGCGAGCGGAGCGTTTAACTCAGTGACGGCCTATGCATTCATGGCATTCTCGCTGATATACGTGCCGTGTCTTGCCACGATAGCCGTCATAAAGCAGGAAGCGGGCTGGAAGTGGGCACTCTTCGCGGTGGCCTATGAGCTGGCTCTTGCCTACATAGTGGCCCTCATCATAGTGGCGGTGGGAGGTGTACTCTGA
- a CDS encoding DUF835 domain-containing protein encodes MLHLLGNIGEVLLALALFATSYVFYFSMENERIKERYLVLMALFFILLDIGSDILRNIGFSSPVLDVAGSSGEVVGSILIFLMLFMVRRGRVRIKLDFSKPPAGEAELDIAPGLFLLETGREELICKLSKGRKSLIISRKREDYWCSLGCDALVLWLSKVDEDNTIHPRRLEYLNHVIVQFMHEKGEKLVFLDGVEYLIIENGFDSVFKFLTSLKDYSLMNNTMVIVEVDEKVLGEKEEALLKREFKDMAIS; translated from the coding sequence ATGCTTCATCTGCTTGGCAATATCGGGGAGGTGCTGCTGGCCCTTGCCCTTTTTGCAACCTCCTATGTTTTTTATTTCTCTATGGAAAACGAGCGCATTAAAGAGAGATACCTGGTTTTGATGGCATTATTCTTCATTCTTCTGGATATCGGGAGCGACATCCTTAGAAACATCGGCTTTTCCAGTCCTGTTCTGGACGTGGCTGGCTCCTCCGGAGAGGTTGTGGGCTCTATCTTAATATTCCTGATGCTCTTCATGGTAAGGAGGGGGAGGGTGAGGATTAAGCTGGATTTCTCAAAACCTCCTGCGGGGGAAGCCGAGCTTGACATCGCCCCGGGCCTGTTTTTACTGGAAACCGGAAGAGAGGAGCTCATCTGCAAGCTTTCCAAGGGAAGAAAGAGTTTAATCATCAGCCGGAAGAGAGAGGATTACTGGTGTTCTCTTGGATGTGATGCCCTGGTTCTGTGGCTGAGCAAGGTTGATGAGGATAACACCATTCATCCCAGAAGGCTTGAGTACTTGAACCATGTGATTGTGCAGTTCATGCACGAGAAAGGGGAGAAGCTCGTTTTTCTGGATGGTGTTGAGTACCTGATCATTGAGAACGGTTTTGATAGCGTCTTCAAATTTCTGACATCGCTGAAGGATTACTCCCTCATGAACAATACCATGGTTATAGTGGAGGTCGACGAAAAGGTTCTGGGAGAGAAGGAGGAGGCACTCTTAAAAAGGGAGTTCAAAGACATGGCGATTTCATAG
- a CDS encoding DUF257 family protein — protein MLIGSGGGLKLGETVLIEHDSLTSPARGVYHAVKWAGKRGYKVVVDDVLDTLYLYVTHLKLAGFDVSVFNNLSVIKEGGLQDVGEVVQRLRFKEYAIRKAEYERVFEPILSGGGRVLNLVLGIEKLFLISDLRENINTVNAILGYTGDERRIALYFINKDLLEVSGAHLLPLLEEIATTVVRVNKEGKSVRFSVVKSVNPEIEGIDINV, from the coding sequence ATGTTGATAGGATCTGGGGGGGGTTTGAAGCTTGGGGAGACTGTGTTAATTGAGCATGATTCGCTGACCTCCCCAGCTAGAGGGGTTTATCATGCGGTGAAATGGGCTGGGAAGAGAGGTTATAAAGTTGTGGTGGATGATGTCTTGGATACTCTGTATCTTTACGTGACTCATTTAAAGCTGGCGGGTTTTGATGTGAGTGTTTTTAACAATTTATCGGTTATCAAAGAGGGTGGCCTTCAGGACGTTGGAGAGGTTGTGCAACGCCTCCGGTTTAAGGAGTATGCGATAAGGAAGGCGGAATACGAGCGCGTTTTTGAGCCCATCCTCTCGGGGGGGGGGCGAGTACTCAACCTCGTCCTGGGCATTGAGAAACTGTTCTTGATCTCAGACCTGAGGGAGAATATAAACACTGTAAACGCGATTCTGGGTTACACAGGGGACGAGCGCAGGATTGCACTTTACTTCATCAACAAGGATCTGCTGGAAGTCAGTGGGGCTCACCTTCTGCCGTTACTTGAAGAAATTGCGACCACCGTGGTCAGAGTGAACAAGGAAGGAAAAAGCGTCAGATTCTCAGTTGTGAAGTCCGTAAACCCTGAGATTGAGGGAATAGATATAAACGTGTGA
- a CDS encoding DUF257 family protein, translated as MEMAMTEKMEKFEASLFDYAETLKRGEDVLIEYTSNEPIHLFFQILMKYLKEKGRSFVIVDALDQLHVFKTHLALVGIDTGMIDNARVIKLGGALETGDVLGRVDLEDDIPVWKSHYDEFLKEVQEGYHVRLTVGLGKVLVMYEKTPEELEKFFGLVIRPYLGDKKRSSVYFINTDLINEKTLKELREQVSRVFDVELAEGEITLKILKSIDFSEYGRELKIRAQELQEYLAGQP; from the coding sequence ATGGAGATGGCAATGACAGAAAAAATGGAAAAATTTGAGGCATCGCTGTTTGATTACGCGGAAACCCTCAAGAGGGGAGAGGATGTTCTCATAGAATACACCTCGAACGAACCGATTCACCTGTTCTTCCAGATTCTGATGAAGTACCTGAAGGAGAAGGGGCGTTCTTTTGTGATAGTAGATGCACTGGATCAGCTCCATGTCTTCAAAACCCACCTAGCTCTTGTGGGAATCGACACGGGCATGATAGACAACGCCCGGGTGATAAAGCTCGGCGGGGCATTAGAAACAGGAGATGTGCTCGGCAGAGTTGACCTTGAGGATGATATCCCTGTCTGGAAAAGCCATTACGATGAGTTTTTGAAGGAGGTACAGGAAGGATACCACGTCAGGCTGACAGTTGGACTTGGAAAGGTATTGGTTATGTATGAGAAAACACCTGAGGAGCTGGAGAAATTCTTTGGACTTGTGATTCGCCCCTATCTGGGGGATAAAAAAAGATCCTCTGTATATTTCATAAACACTGATCTCATAAATGAGAAAACGCTCAAAGAGCTCAGAGAGCAGGTAAGCAGGGTCTTTGATGTTGAGCTTGCGGAGGGTGAGATAACCCTCAAAATCCTCAAGTCCATTGACTTCTCTGAATATGGGAGGGAACTGAAAATCAGAGCTCAGGAGCTCCAGGAATATCTAGCAGGCCAGCCGTAA
- a CDS encoding MBL fold metallo-hydrolase — protein sequence MRLVILNDNVPAKGLLNDWGWSVLVEGKDRFTFDADTNPLVLAHNSKALGVPLKDLNFAFLSHWHYDHYGGLPYIAELNPGLRLYAPPGNRAMALRWGFDVVEVVKAGEIAKGVWTSGPVDNFEQALGIETPSGLVVIVGCSHPGVDRLTRAILDVSGYEKAHLVIGGFHGPSRRTLDRLAEMTEFIAPAHCSGDEAKAYVRKIYPGKFVGVRTGSVLEV from the coding sequence ATGAGGCTGGTAATCCTAAACGACAACGTTCCGGCCAAGGGATTGTTAAACGACTGGGGCTGGAGCGTCCTGGTTGAAGGCAAAGACCGCTTTACCTTCGATGCTGACACGAACCCGCTGGTTCTGGCGCACAACTCAAAGGCCCTTGGAGTCCCCCTCAAGGATCTCAACTTCGCCTTCCTGAGCCACTGGCACTACGACCACTACGGTGGTCTTCCGTATATAGCCGAGCTGAACCCGGGGCTGAGGCTCTACGCGCCACCAGGAAACCGGGCTATGGCCCTCAGGTGGGGCTTCGATGTGGTTGAGGTCGTTAAGGCGGGAGAAATCGCCAAAGGAGTCTGGACTTCTGGACCAGTAGACAACTTCGAACAGGCCCTTGGAATCGAGACCCCTTCCGGTCTGGTCGTCATCGTCGGCTGCTCTCATCCCGGAGTTGACAGGCTTACGAGAGCCATCCTGGATGTTTCAGGCTACGAGAAGGCTCATCTCGTAATCGGGGGTTTCCACGGGCCGTCGAGGAGAACCCTTGACAGATTAGCGGAGATGACGGAGTTCATAGCCCCGGCCCACTGCTCCGGCGATGAGGCGAAGGCCTACGTAAGGAAAATCTATCCTGGGAAGTTCGTGGGAGTGAGAACGGGAAGCGTGCTGGAGGTCTGA
- a CDS encoding cytochrome c biogenesis CcdA family protein has protein sequence MRLREIISKAEVKYLLLILVLSFGISSTALYLLGMSWFIPQFLALALGDSINPCTFVVYTLFLIALSVKGLSRRQLYIVGSSFIVAVYASYYTLGLGLSLIAGRIPLHWAAYFALVFGAYTIVTGIMERSRVVGKGLVRKRAFSEEATVVGGLILGLTVSTTLLPCSAGPYLVYAAVISRGSTPMVFLMLTLYNLIFVLPLTVILLTMGGLRESKEFSQAMVRHSPELSVVAGVLLIGMGAWLMCLT, from the coding sequence ATGAGGCTCAGGGAAATAATCAGCAAAGCCGAGGTCAAATACCTCCTCCTTATCTTGGTACTATCCTTTGGAATAAGCTCCACAGCTCTGTATCTGCTTGGGATGAGCTGGTTTATCCCGCAGTTCCTGGCCCTCGCGCTTGGGGATTCCATAAACCCCTGCACCTTTGTTGTGTACACCCTCTTTCTCATAGCGCTCTCCGTTAAGGGGCTCAGCCGGAGGCAGCTCTACATCGTCGGCTCGTCGTTCATAGTCGCGGTCTATGCCTCATACTACACCCTGGGGCTGGGTTTGAGCCTCATCGCGGGCAGGATACCCCTCCATTGGGCTGCGTACTTTGCCTTGGTCTTTGGGGCGTACACCATCGTCACAGGGATCATGGAGCGTTCGAGGGTGGTGGGAAAAGGATTGGTGCGAAAAAGGGCGTTCTCCGAAGAGGCCACTGTAGTTGGGGGTCTCATCCTTGGTCTCACTGTCTCGACAACCCTCCTGCCGTGTTCTGCTGGCCCGTATCTGGTGTACGCGGCGGTGATTTCGAGGGGCTCAACACCGATGGTGTTTCTCATGCTGACCCTCTACAACCTGATATTCGTCCTCCCTCTTACCGTTATCCTCCTAACCATGGGGGGCTTGAGGGAGAGCAAGGAGTTCTCGCAGGCTATGGTGCGTCACTCTCCAGAACTCTCGGTTGTGGCAGGGGTACTCCTAATAGGAATGGGAGCATGGCTGATGTGTTTGACATGA